From Microbacterium sp. YJN-G, a single genomic window includes:
- a CDS encoding SIS domain-containing protein, which produces MTHAAGAHMRAELTSQPETWARAAGMGAEQALLPAAGSRIAVVGCGTSWFMAQSYAALRESAGHGETDAFTASEFPFGREYDAIVALTRSGTTTEVLELTERVKGSIPVVAVLGDDTSPLVDLADSVIALPFADEKSVVQTRFATTALALFRASLGESLDAAIADAQAVLDGEDDAALGEAEQYSFLGLGWTIGLAHEAALKMRESSQSWTESYTAMEYRHGPIAIAAPGRITWQFGRAPGGLEAQVTATGARFVQHPIDPMADLVCLHRVALDRAVGRGLDPDQPRNLTRSVILDD; this is translated from the coding sequence ATGACCCACGCCGCCGGCGCGCACATGCGCGCGGAACTCACCTCCCAGCCCGAGACCTGGGCCCGCGCGGCCGGAATGGGCGCCGAGCAGGCGCTGCTGCCGGCAGCAGGATCCCGCATCGCCGTCGTCGGCTGCGGCACCTCGTGGTTCATGGCGCAGTCCTACGCCGCGCTGCGCGAGTCGGCCGGGCACGGCGAGACCGACGCGTTCACGGCATCCGAGTTCCCGTTCGGACGCGAGTACGACGCGATCGTCGCGCTCACCCGTTCGGGCACGACCACCGAGGTGCTCGAGCTCACCGAGCGGGTCAAGGGCAGCATACCCGTGGTCGCCGTGCTCGGCGATGACACCTCTCCGCTGGTCGACCTCGCCGACAGCGTCATCGCGCTGCCGTTCGCCGACGAGAAGTCTGTCGTGCAGACCCGGTTCGCGACCACCGCGCTGGCGCTGTTCCGCGCCTCGCTCGGCGAGTCGCTGGATGCCGCGATCGCCGACGCGCAGGCCGTGCTCGACGGCGAGGACGACGCAGCGCTCGGCGAGGCCGAGCAGTACAGCTTCCTCGGCCTGGGCTGGACCATCGGTCTTGCCCATGAGGCGGCGCTGAAGATGCGTGAGTCGTCGCAGTCGTGGACCGAGTCGTACACCGCCATGGAGTACCGCCACGGTCCGATCGCCATCGCCGCGCCCGGTCGCATCACCTGGCAGTTCGGCCGTGCGCCCGGGGGGCTCGAGGCGCAGGTGACCGCCACCGGAGCGCGCTTCGTGCAGCACCCGATCGACCCGATGGCCGACCTGGTGTGCCTGCACCGCGTGGCGCTCGACCGCGCCGTGGGCCGCGGGCTCGACCCCGACCAGCCGCGCAACCTCACCCGCTCGGTCATCCTCGACGACTGA
- a CDS encoding ROK family protein, with amino-acid sequence MTEHGRSPDAADAPDRPAAIGAGAPVLAFDVGGTDIKSALFDADGTALGLRRTATPAGGADSPARLIRRLAELADELRAQHPDIEPQAVGVVVPGIVDAENGIGVFSSNLGWRDAPMRDLIADRFGLPVAFDHDVRSASWAEHALGGAREYRDLVVMIIGTGIAGAMLVDGRPYTAGGYAGEVGHSPIGEWPCPCGARGCLEAIASAGAIARRYTEATGTPVAGAREVIARAGEGDAAARRVWDEALDALTLSIAQLTAVFAPQAVVIGGGLSRAGGALFDELRSRLAERLSFHRIPALVPAELSGDAGLLGSALLARAAARAAEEHA; translated from the coding sequence ATGACCGAGCACGGCAGGAGTCCGGATGCCGCGGACGCGCCCGATCGCCCGGCGGCGATCGGCGCCGGTGCGCCGGTGCTCGCCTTCGATGTGGGCGGGACCGACATCAAGTCGGCGCTGTTCGACGCGGACGGCACAGCTCTCGGGCTGCGCCGCACGGCCACTCCGGCGGGCGGCGCCGACAGTCCGGCGCGGCTGATCCGGCGCCTGGCCGAGCTGGCCGACGAGCTGCGGGCGCAGCATCCGGACATCGAGCCGCAGGCCGTCGGGGTCGTCGTGCCCGGGATCGTGGATGCCGAGAACGGGATCGGCGTGTTCAGCAGCAACCTGGGCTGGCGCGACGCGCCGATGCGCGACCTCATCGCCGACCGGTTCGGGCTGCCTGTCGCCTTCGACCACGACGTCCGCTCGGCCAGCTGGGCCGAGCACGCGCTCGGCGGCGCTCGCGAGTACCGCGACCTGGTCGTGATGATCATCGGCACCGGCATCGCCGGCGCCATGCTCGTCGACGGCCGCCCCTACACCGCAGGCGGGTACGCCGGTGAGGTGGGCCACTCGCCGATCGGGGAGTGGCCGTGCCCGTGCGGCGCCCGCGGATGCCTCGAGGCCATCGCCTCGGCCGGCGCGATCGCCCGCCGCTACACCGAGGCGACCGGCACGCCCGTCGCCGGGGCGCGCGAGGTCATCGCCCGCGCAGGCGAGGGGGATGCCGCCGCCCGGCGCGTCTGGGACGAGGCGCTCGACGCGCTCACACTGTCGATCGCGCAGCTGACGGCCGTGTTCGCGCCGCAGGCGGTCGTGATCGGCGGCGGGCTGTCCCGCGCCGGCGGCGCCCTGTTCGACGAGCTGCGCTCACGGCTCGCGGAGCGGCTCAGCTTCCACCGCATCCCCGCACTCGTGCCGGCCGAGCTCTCCGGCGACGCAGGGCTGCTGGGATCCGCCCTGCTCGCACGCGCGGCGGCGCGGGCCGCGGAGGAGCACGCATGA
- a CDS encoding 1-phosphofructokinase family hexose kinase, protein MIITVTPNPALDLTWHVAEIVHGGTHRAEAGRARAGGKGLNVARVAHAQGAPVTAITTAGGATGEEFAAELDAAGVPHVLVPVTASTRRSIALVDETRGDTTIVNEYGVAPSDAEWGALQDAVGDALADAAGVLVISGSLPPGAPDGLLPALIAQGREAGAIVIADTSGPALLAAADAGASVLKPNEHELREATGFEDPVDGARELLRRGAEVVLVSLGAEGMLAVSAASGSPAPEVRVLHARLHTALAGNPTGAGDAGVAACAVLMDAGIRDPEQILRRATAWSAAAVLMPLAGDIHPTWPDLEAAVTVTTVRPSRETSHCARDRVPGVQSHAEAEVSAGSRPASDPKDSR, encoded by the coding sequence ATGATCATCACCGTCACCCCGAACCCGGCTCTTGACCTCACCTGGCACGTCGCCGAGATCGTGCACGGCGGCACGCACCGCGCCGAGGCCGGTCGGGCGCGTGCCGGTGGCAAGGGCCTGAACGTCGCCCGCGTCGCGCACGCCCAGGGCGCGCCGGTCACGGCCATCACCACCGCCGGCGGCGCGACAGGCGAGGAGTTCGCGGCAGAGCTGGATGCGGCCGGAGTGCCGCATGTGCTCGTGCCGGTCACGGCATCCACCCGCCGCAGTATCGCCCTCGTCGACGAAACGCGCGGCGACACCACCATCGTGAACGAGTACGGTGTCGCCCCGTCGGATGCCGAATGGGGTGCGTTGCAGGATGCCGTCGGCGACGCGCTGGCGGATGCGGCGGGGGTGCTGGTCATCTCGGGCAGCCTGCCGCCCGGTGCACCTGACGGCCTGCTACCGGCGCTCATCGCGCAGGGCCGCGAAGCCGGGGCGATCGTGATCGCCGACACCTCGGGGCCCGCGCTGCTCGCGGCGGCCGATGCCGGAGCATCCGTGCTCAAGCCGAACGAGCACGAACTGCGTGAGGCGACCGGCTTCGAAGACCCGGTCGACGGCGCCCGCGAACTGCTGCGCCGCGGAGCCGAAGTCGTGCTGGTCTCGCTCGGAGCCGAGGGGATGCTGGCCGTCTCCGCGGCATCCGGATCTCCCGCGCCGGAGGTGCGCGTGCTGCACGCCCGCCTGCACACGGCACTGGCCGGCAACCCGACCGGCGCCGGCGATGCCGGGGTCGCCGCGTGCGCGGTGCTGATGGATGCCGGCATCCGCGACCCCGAGCAGATCCTGCGCCGTGCGACGGCCTGGTCGGCCGCTGCCGTGCTCATGCCGCTCGCCGGCGACATCCACCCGACCTGGCCCGACCTCGAGGCCGCCGTGACCGTCACCACCGTCCGCCCATCCCGCGAGACTTCTCATTGCGCACGAGACAGGGTCCCTGGCGTGCAGTCTCATGCTGAAGCAGAAGTCTCGGCGGGCAGCCGCCCCGCATCCGACCCGAAGGATTCCCGATGA
- a CDS encoding class II fructose-bisphosphate aldolase, whose protein sequence is MTLVSARDLMRASAAAGTGIGAFNVIHLETAEALVAASERAQLPVILQISQNCADYHGGLEPIGWATLAIARRAATPVAVHLDHAERPELVDEAIALGFGSVMFDGGRLDYEENVALTADVAGRARAAGVYIEAELGEVGGKDGAHAPGVRTDPDEARAFVEATGVDSLAVAVGSSHAMLDRSASLDIELIGRLRDALRGVGRTGGDVPLVLHGSSGVADGVIVDAVRAGMTKINVSTHLNGFFTRAIRSTLEADEKLVDSRKYLRPAREAVAVEAARMLRLFALADAGGDVAAAARTHQN, encoded by the coding sequence ATGACCCTCGTCTCCGCCCGCGACCTCATGCGCGCGTCCGCCGCCGCCGGCACCGGCATCGGCGCGTTCAACGTGATCCACCTCGAGACGGCCGAGGCGCTGGTGGCGGCATCCGAGCGCGCGCAGCTGCCGGTCATCCTGCAGATCTCGCAGAACTGCGCCGACTACCATGGCGGCCTCGAGCCGATCGGATGGGCCACCCTCGCGATCGCCCGCCGCGCCGCCACCCCCGTCGCCGTGCACCTCGACCACGCCGAGCGCCCTGAGCTGGTCGACGAGGCCATCGCGCTCGGCTTCGGATCAGTGATGTTCGACGGCGGCAGGCTCGACTACGAGGAGAACGTCGCGCTCACCGCCGATGTCGCCGGCCGCGCCCGCGCCGCCGGGGTGTACATCGAGGCCGAGCTCGGCGAGGTCGGCGGCAAGGACGGCGCCCACGCGCCCGGCGTGCGCACCGACCCCGACGAGGCGCGCGCCTTCGTCGAGGCCACCGGCGTCGACTCGCTCGCGGTCGCCGTCGGCTCATCGCACGCGATGCTCGACCGCTCGGCATCCCTCGACATCGAACTGATCGGCCGGTTGCGCGACGCGCTGCGCGGCGTCGGTCGCACCGGTGGCGACGTTCCGCTGGTGCTGCACGGCTCGTCGGGCGTCGCCGACGGGGTGATCGTGGATGCCGTTCGCGCCGGGATGACGAAGATCAACGTGTCCACGCACCTGAACGGGTTCTTCACCCGTGCGATCCGGTCGACGCTCGAGGCCGACGAGAAGCTCGTCGACTCGCGCAAGTACCTCCGTCCCGCCCGCGAGGCGGTCGCCGTGGAGGCGGCCCGGATGCTGCGCCTGTTCGCGCTCGCCGACGCCGGTGGCGACGTCGCGGCCGCCGCGCGTACCCACCAGAATTGA
- a CDS encoding DeoR/GlpR family DNA-binding transcription regulator translates to MNRAGRLTAILDLLAEQGEVTVEQLVDRFGASAATTRRDLDSLAERRLLTRTHGGAVAQSVAYELPIRYRSHLGTGAKERIAAAASALVSPGQVVGLSGGTTTNAIATALAARDDFAVHGLTVVTNAVNIAAQLAMRPEFKVVVTGGVIHPRSFELVGPFVEQLLRGIRLDVAFIGVNGLSAESGATTHDEAEAAVNRMMAQRAERAYVVADSSKLGRAAFAHVGGPELFPTVLTDAGVADADRAALTDAGYEVRADD, encoded by the coding sequence ATGAACCGCGCCGGCCGTCTCACCGCCATCCTCGATCTGCTCGCCGAGCAGGGCGAGGTGACCGTCGAGCAGCTCGTCGACCGGTTCGGGGCATCCGCCGCCACCACCCGACGCGACCTCGACAGCCTCGCCGAGCGGCGTCTGCTCACCCGGACCCACGGAGGCGCCGTCGCGCAGTCGGTCGCCTACGAGCTGCCGATCCGCTATCGCAGCCACCTCGGCACCGGTGCGAAGGAGCGGATCGCGGCTGCGGCATCCGCTCTGGTCTCGCCGGGTCAGGTGGTCGGACTCTCCGGCGGCACGACGACCAACGCGATCGCGACGGCGCTCGCCGCCCGCGATGATTTCGCTGTGCACGGGCTCACCGTCGTCACCAACGCCGTGAACATCGCCGCGCAGCTGGCCATGCGTCCGGAGTTCAAGGTCGTCGTCACCGGCGGGGTGATCCACCCGCGCAGCTTCGAACTCGTCGGACCGTTCGTGGAGCAGCTGCTGCGCGGCATCCGGCTCGATGTGGCGTTCATCGGCGTCAACGGACTCTCGGCGGAGTCGGGCGCGACCACGCACGACGAGGCCGAGGCGGCCGTGAACCGCATGATGGCGCAGCGCGCCGAGCGTGCGTACGTGGTCGCCGATTCCTCGAAGCTCGGTCGTGCGGCGTTCGCGCACGTCGGCGGGCCCGAGCTGTTCCCGACGGTGCTGACGGATGCCGGCGTCGCCGACGCCGACCGTGCCGCGCTGACGGATGCCGGCTATGAGGTGCGCGCGGACGACTGA